Genomic DNA from Anthonomus grandis grandis chromosome 5, icAntGran1.3, whole genome shotgun sequence:
GACTTCTTCCACATTGCCTTAAGTGGTCTAAAGTTGGAGACATCTGCTGGCTGTAATATTCTTGTCGAGTTTGGGTAAAGGGCTATTAGAACAATGCCAAGTTCGGTACAAAGCGTACTAAGCTGATAGCTAAGGTGAGTTGCATGTCCGTCTAAGAATAAAATAACTGGGAATTCtatgtttttggtttttaaatatggATGGAGTATATTTTGGATATAATCTATAAAAAGTTCGGTCTTCATCCAGCCGTTATCGCTTAATCCAATTCCCCATGAGTCTGGAACACTATTAACGACTGCTTTTGATAAACGCTTATTGGGGTAGATTATTAAGGGTGGAGTAGTAAACATAactcttaaatttttcttgGCCTCTCCTTGATCAACCTCGTACACATTACGGGAACCTTTTGGTGCTAGTACTTTTCCCATTTTGGGACAGAACTgaaaaacaagtttcatcccCGTTATAGATCCTGCTTGGGTCACTTAAAACGGAAAAAAGGTCTTTTTCTTTAAGGTAAGTTTCTATTTCAGAAAACCAGCCTCGTATGTTTTGCTCAGACACATTTACTGAAGCCGCAGTTACTCCTTCGGGTGTTCGCTCTGTCAGAATTGGATGTCtctttaaaaatagattatacCAATGGTCACcaggaatattatttttcaatggGGTGGTTCTGTTATCTGCATCCAAGAAGTTCTTTACAGGTGCCTGAACATCTACTTTTCTTCGTGGAAAACCTTTTCTATGGCTATCTAGAATCCATTaaaccagttttttttattagatatgtATTTCGTCCAAGTTctggttttgaaaatttggggCCTAAACGGTATTGTAGCGTTTGCCTTGGTATGCCGTATTCTACAGCAACGGTTTTTTTTGCTACACCATCCCTTACTTCAGCCAATGCCTTCTGAAGCAGTTCTTCGGTGTatgattttgaatattttgtgcGTTTCTTTACTTTTGGCATTTGCAAGTAGAAATAAAAAGCAAGTTACATTAAacagaatataattttgaagatacttaaaaatatacagagatTATAACATACTTCtgataataaatgttaaatatgtgaatatttAATTACCCCTTAGTGCAAAAGGAtcatattgatttaaatttgtcttttatttacttaaatataaaatagtttttacattttaaaaacgtatacctacctacctaacttatttataaagcaaaaagtcttaaaaatacACTTAGGTATataggaattatttttaacgGGTGCCAATATTAGGAACATTAAAATTACCGCCAAATCTATATTTTGGCACCCATGCCAATAATTAGATTTTGTCAAGTTATGGTTTCCAAATGTTGGCACCCTATAAACCGgtgtaaaataatagtttttatagCTAAAAACATGGTAACAACACACGTACAGGGTCTATAAAAGTGTATAACAATTTGTACAATATATATGAAGAGCCAAAATAGCTTACagaggatttaaaaaaagtaatttcctTACGAAAAAGCTAAAAACCTACCTTGTTTGGTAACTGTGTCACTTCTAACACACAAAACATCCGCCATACTAGTTTTATAATGCACGCGCAGTTGTCTAGTAGTAAGAGAAACGTTGCgaaatgtaaaaagaaaaacgagaatttagatattttgcATCGATCTcttattattataactttaattttagaGTGCCAATCGATGGTCTGGTGCCAACATTTGGGTGGTTTACCCCGTTATAGTTTCTACTGAAACTTAATAATACACTCGAAAAGCTTCAGGTTGTGTGAGAAAAGTATGGatacaaaaactaaagaaatttttatcgcctataattttcttaaaaagcatttttttctcaggcaattattctctgcagaaaaaatgttttttattaatgctaaCATACTACAATTTCTCTATTTTGTTTTAGTATATGTTTAATGGACTCATATAGAATGCCGAGAATATAGATAAACCTTTACAATTATGATAAATGAACCTCTGGTCTCTCAATCGTGCCTTGACGTTTCGAACTTCCAAAGTCCACCTTCAGGAATCGCTGCTCTTCAGCCAAATAAAGTAAAACCGAaatctgttttaaaattttatgaaccTAAACAATTCTAACAATAAAACATAGGTACCTACATACTTTAAAACCTACCCTAAAATTCCAGAATAAAACTTAAATGTTACAAGtaaaaagttattcaaaatatattctCTATGGATATTTCatgtaaaaattgtataaaaagtaTCGTAtatgtttgataaaaaaaacccCGATTTTAAGACAATAAGGAACGAAACTTAAACGTTACaagtaaaattatataaatagacAATAAAACAGCGTTATGTATTTAAAGGTTCCTCCAAAAAGAAATCCTCTCCTAAAGCTTCTAGGGCGGTGATCCTCTTGTTGGGGTCAAAAGTaagcattttctaaaaaaaaaaaacaaaaaaccactCAGACAACctttccattatttttttccatttcatttattcaaaataggtaaaaaatgaaaatacaaaGCACccagattataaataaataaataaatccgtAGTACACATTATTTATATCTAATAATACAGGAAAAATACAAATGCAATATAGAAATAATGATGCAGTCTTAGAAACCTACTCCAACTAAAACCATAAAGAATGTATGTATTTGATTAATAtgtaagattgttcttgttaatgaaatatgtatattattatactaATTCATTacacttatttttcttttggtaCTGTAGATTgcttatattgtttattatccgttaaacttttttattaaatatatttagagaatacttattttctttcatttcgaTTGGTAATAAATGAGCCAAAAAAGCTTCAGAGTTGTATagctgattttttaaaaaacatctttcgccttttaaacatttttttcatagttagagttttatgtagttttaaggttttttaaatgagattCATATGCACCACTCCCTAAAATAAATCAGTGTAACTTGGAGTTAGAGTTAGATCAGCCATGATAATGTGTataaccaaattttaatttatggaaACATGTTCGATTTGAAGCTGTAATTGAagacattaatttttatagatgtACGTTTGATTTTATTGTACGTTTCTTGCTtataatttaggttttttttgacACATGCTATATTTCTTATGAAATCTTTGtatgaagaaataaataatgaccAGAATCTTAAGAGAGAGGTTGAATTAAAGCTTTATAAACcatcgaaataatttttttatgtagagATTCCCTCAATACATAGAATTTATGTAAAAGTGTCTTGACCCTTCTTCTAAGGTAGGTATGTAATATGAGTTTCCCATTTCAAGTTTTGGTCAATAAGTACTTGCAGGCTTAACTGATCCAATGGGgttattaatattgtttaaaaaatttgttgttaaaCATTCATGATATATAACTTACCATTATCAACGAGAGAGCACTTTCGCACATATTGGGAGCCAACGATTTAATATCCACTTTATCAACGACATTAAAAGCGTTCCATTTAATTGGGGCATGCTCCTCTGGCCATTCGTTTTTCGGAGGTTTTCCTAAGactctaaaatattattatatatgtaaCAAATATTACCACAAAAATGTATATCAAATCACCGTAATATTTCAGTCAGCTGTTCGTTCTCAGATTTACCACAAAACAAGGGACTTCTCGTGTAAAGTTCTACAATAATACAGCCGATACTCCATATGTCTACAGCCGAGGAGTACGGCAGTCCAAAAAGGACCTCTGGCGCCCTATACCAGAGAGTTACCACCTAAAAAAGCAGCCTCTTTAGAGCAACTTAACCCCGATGGTATACAAATGTCTTACAACAGATGTGAGTTTCATCTCATAATCGTAGGTCTTGGCTAAACCAAAATCGGCAAGTTTGATATGTCCGTCCTTAGTAACAAGCAAGTTTTGCGGCTTTAAATCCCTATGAACGATCCGGTTGCTGTGCAAAAAGTCCACCCCATTAACAATTTCTCTCGACAGGTCTCTTATATGGGAAACACTAAACCCCTTTGGGTTTTTACTCATATACATGGCCAAATCTTGTTCGACATGCTCAAACACCAAAAACATCATTAGATCTCTGCCCATCTGCTGTCCATGGCAAATATCCAACAGTTTAACAACATTCGGATGGTCGTGATGGTTTAGTTGTTGCAGCAAAGCGATTTCCCTTAAAGTGTTCATGGGTATTCCGTCTTCCGTCATCGGTATACAGACCTTTTTCAATGCCACTTCTAGCCCTGTTTGCTTGTCTCGGGCTTTGTATACTGTCCCATAAGCCCCTAAAATTTCTCGGTGAAAAACAGAAAGAAATTATTTCAGGTTTTTATTACCTCGTCCTATTCTGTTTATTGCTTCATATGTGCTACTGTTCTTTCCTTGTTGCATTGTTGTATTACTGGAAGCCATCTATCAAAAGGAGATTTAAGGAGGTAGTCAAGAGCTTAACATAGTTTTTATAGTGTTTTTAGTTATAAACTAGCAATGCCCAATTACATTTGTGTTTTAACTTTTAAACAGTAATATGTAATTTAAGTATCATACATAAAGCACTCAAAAAAATGAGGAGAGAATCAAGTCCAGGATTAAATTAATGGAGGATCTACACTCTTCTTTCGAAACTGTACTGAAATACTTTATATACAGAAAATTAGCATCTATAATCAGTGTATGTTGTCATCCTCTCAAATGAATGAGAAAATATGCAGAGAGGGTTTGGATTTATACCCAAATGTTCCAATACAACTAATTTAATTGCTCTAATGTTCATGTTTAGAATACCtcttataaaaacaattaactcTTTAACATACTATAAATTCTCTCTTTAAAGcatctaaaaattgacattagcTCCTAAACATGCTCTCAAATCTCCTAAAAATgctctaaaatttaaaataaatggtcTATGAAAGAAGCTTCTAATTAATAAAGATCCTcgctgaaaaaaattgaaataatatctATGTGAACTGTAGTAAGAGGACAATATTTCATGTTAATTTAGTTGGATTAAGTTCCATGCCATTCTTTCACGCCAAACTATCAAGTTATTTCCATCATATTGTAATTTGCCATAATCATCAAGGGATTTCATTGTTAGATCATCGGTAAACTATAAAAATAGGCATTCTACATctatatcattaaaaataatattaaaaagaaatggcCTAAGATGAGAGCCTTGAGGCACTTCAGATGGAACCTGAATAGTCTTAGAAAGAAAAGTGCCAAATTTAACTAATCACCCTATAATCAGACCAGTAGCTTTTGAACTAAGACAATAAAGGTTCATCGATCTCTGTTGAAAACCTTGGAGAAATCAGTGTATAAATGCCTTCTCCAAGGCATCCGACAAGGAGTTTAAGTGGACTTAAGAAGATTCGACTCCATAGATTTGAGTGGTCTAAAGCCAATATACTGATTAATTAGTAAGGGTTCAAGAAGGGGGATGATGATGTCACATATCAAGCTTGCAAAGTTTGGGGATTGTACTGAGTATACTGATGGGAAGATAGTTGGTAGCAGACATTTTGTCACCTAACTTATGGATAGATTTTAAAGTAGTACAGGGAACACTTCAGttttcttttactaattttaaactaaattattaagggCTATCATATGGTTTATAGTCGAAcctatttttgtataaatatgaGAGGTGTTCGGCTCCTGCTTTAGTTCTATTACAACTAAGCAATATGGAATTGAGAGCGTTAGTATAGTGGATCAGACGAAGCGACTTACCTCGGTCCTAGATTAAGTAATAAAACCCCTAAAGAAAAAAACGTGTTTTTCCTCTTCctgtaattattatttgaaaaccTTGTTTGGGACTGTCAAAAAGGTTTCtgtaagataattaaattttcggCACTTTTCCCACGTAACGGTGACTTAAAGTGGCACTAAATTTAAACGACCTTCATTATAAATAgcagaaaaatgtaatttaaaatgtaaaaactataaataaaacaaaaattgagaaaataaataaacaaaaataacggTTATGATTTACGCGTGACGTTCATGACATACCGATGACAGCTGTCACGTGTAATGTTGCCAAGCGATCGAAGGCAAAGTTAATATTAGCTTAAAAGTCAGATTTAACCCCTTTTTTGGGTGCATGGGAactaaaaaactactttaaattaTACCTGGATTAAGACacataaatataagaaaattttaatgcggttaaattaaaatttatttatttacaaggaGAAATGGTAATTATAGAAATCTTGCGCAGCTTGGCAACGTCGCCTcaagtataagaaataataaaaatcaagaaatactTGAAGAGCTTTGACCATTAAATGCTATATATATGTGTTCTGTGGTTAAATGTGTTTTATGGTATTAGTTTGAGTATAAAGGATGccaatgaataaaatatttacagttttttttttaaactaaaaattgcCGCTCCAGGCATGCCAACAGAcgtcatttttaaaactagaCAGCGTTGCCACATTTATTACTATTGCCTAAACCATATGACATTTGCcaataataagtttattgttcTATAAATTATATCGATGCCTTactctgtttttattaaatgactACGATGGGTGTGGCAACACCGCTACGAAACCAGttgtaggaaaaaaaaacaacgccACAAGTCAATTActcacaatttatttaaatatgtcaCACGCTTACATTTCTATACTCAGTCTTACTAATaacctgaaatatttaataattaactaaaaCCACTTtctaactaaattaattaacgTCTTTTTCGTCGCACCGCGCCTCGTCACCATCGggtttatcacttaaaaactgACTGACCCTTTGATTATATTCGGCGTCGCTTTCCTGTTTCGGTAAATCCTTATTCTCTAATTTCGGTAGATACTGGGCCATTTTGCCCACCACAAAGTTATTCATAACCTCAATGGGGACATTCTTTTCACCCCCTTTTTTAATTACGCGGCTGACCTCTACACCGTTGCCGCTCTTCGTCAAAATATCGTCGGGATAACGGTTGCGCATGCCCCGATACGCGATCTTACTGGCCACGATCGACCAGATGACATTGACAGCTGACAGGACTATGACGTTTGACGCGAGCGGAAGCGAGATGGGAGACAAGTCTTCACTGCGAAACGTCATGTTCGACGTGGAGAGGGCGCTGATTAACAGGGAAATAACGGACGTGAGGGTGGAAAAGCTGCAAGACAAGAAGAAAAACATGATGTTATGGTCTATGTACCATTTCTTCCAAGCGAATATTCCGGAAACGAAGGTTAAACTGTTACCGAAGGCCATCAGGAAGCAACCGGTGGCCACCAGTATTGGCACGTTGACGTAATAGTGGATGTAACTGGGGTCACTAATATATTCGGCATCTTTTTCCAGTTTATCCCTGATTGGGTGGGGCGAATGGGGTATAATGGAGGTTTTGTATATAATTAGGCCGCCCATCAGGAGGGAACATAAGCAAAACAGCAACAGGACAGCGCTGAGTCCCAATACTATTGAAGCTGAGTAGCGTCGCTCCGACGGATACTGGCTCGCTACGTCCGGTTGCGActtcgtttttattttaaatactcgTTCCATAGTTTTTTTGATGGATGTACAGTTTCACATGGTAAGCAAGAAATCTGCAAAAGAaggaaagttttaaatataaaattctttgaggttagaaaaaaaaacaaaatggctaCCATCACGGTTGTGTTGACAACGGATTTGTCAACAGTTTTTGAGGTTATGGTTAGTGTCtttattatatatgttatttaaataattagagCTTGTTTTAGAAAGTTATTCGTGCATATTTAGAGTGACAGTTTATTTAAAACGGTCCCAGGCCGTGTCTATAAATAGACTTCAATTTTCGCTTATTGTCATGCGGCAAACATTCCTTTCAAATAACACTTTCcgcttattaaaaatgttcacACGTTTTTCACGTCGGTCATTTTTATGCATCAGTTAAGGCgctatttattgataaataagcAGCTATAAATGAACCTACAAAccgtatattaattattttgttcagTGCTGCCAACTGCAAGGAATTTTCACCCTAAATAGAACCAATGGACAAGGATATGTTGTGACGTCAACAGccaataaaatttacatttatttaacgaatttcatgaaaattggtgaTAGTAGAGCCGAATACTCCTGGTGTCCCCcgctatcaaaaaaatttcgaaaatttaatttgaaggctatttaaaatgtgtaaaattaacTTGGGTCTTGTGTCTTCACCATTTCTTCAAAACCaatgttcaactgcctgtaaaactCGCATTTATTAATAGATTTGAATGAAAATTGGTGATAATAGAGCTGAATAGTGCTACTATAATATGCTATCAGAAAAATTACGGAAATTTGACTGCAAAGCCATTTTAACCGGATAAAACGAACTTGGGTCTTGGGCCTTCACCATTTCACTTAAAGCCAATGTTCCACTgcgtataaaatttaaatttattaatcgaTTGTCGtgaaaattgataataataaagttGAATACTACTACTACCACCCACTATCacgaaaattacaaaaactttaatttaaggtCATTTTAACCGGGTAAAACTAACTTGAGTTACGCGCCTTCGCCATCTTCGAAATTTCTTCAAGGCCCCTGTTCAATTATCTAGAAAATTTACATTGATTAAtcgattttcgtgaaaattggCGATTATAGAACTGAATGCTTTTACTGTCTACCACTATCaagaaaattacgaaaattgaattttaaagctgTTTTAACTGAGTAAAACTAATTTACGTATTGAGCTTTCACCACttctttaaaactaatttaaacaGCCTAAAAGACTTACAATAATTAatggattttcatgaaaattggtaatAATAGAGCTGAATACTTCTACTGTTACTtcctattaaaaacaaattcaaaattgaactctcAGGTTATTTTAACTGGGTGAAACTAAGTTGAGTCGCGCGCCTTCACCATTTCCTCAAAGCCAACGTTCAACTGTCTATAAAACATACATTTATTAATCGATTTTTGTAGAAATTGGCGATAATCAAGCTGAATACCACTACTATCAGCcactatcaaaaaaattacgaaaagtGAACTCTAAGGCTATTTAAACTGTGCCAAACTAACTTGGGGTTGGTGCCATCACTATTTCTTTACAGTCaatgttcaactgcctgtaaaactCGCATTTATTAATAGATTTGAATGAAAATTGGTGATAATAGAGCTGAATAGTGCTACTATAATAtactatcaaaaaaattacggAAATTTAACTGCAAAGGAATTTTAATCGGATAAAACGATCTTGGGTCTTGAGCCTTCACCATTTCACTTAAAGCCAATGTTCCACTGCGTATAAAACTtacatttattaattgattttcgtgaaaattggCGATAATCAAGCTGAATACCACTACTATCAGCcactatcaaaaaaattacgaaaagtGAACTCTAAGGCTATTTAACCTGTGCCAAACTAACTTGGGGTTGGTGCCATCACTATTTCTTTACAGTCAATGTTCAATTGCCtgtaaaacttatatttattaatcaagTTTTATGAATATTGGTGATACTCAAGCTGCATACCACTACTATCACCtactatcaaaaaaattacgaaaatcgAACTCTAAGGCCATTTAAACTTTGCCAAACTAACTTGGAGTTGATGCCTTCaccattttttcaaagtcaacgTTCAACTGCCTATAAAACTTACGTTTATCACTCGATTTTGGTGAAAATTGATAATAATGGTTATGAATGTTCTCTTTAATGCCCACTATTCACAACCGTGCGAAAATTTCATTCGAAGATCACTTTTAACCCGGTAAAAGTAActtgggaaattttattttctcgcAATATTATAGCCTGAAATTCTTCGGTAAATAATAATCGCTCCGGTGCACACGTAATCGGGCTTCTATATTGTTTCTTCGACCATTAAAATTTACGTTTACGACTTTTGCAAATTCGTTTTATTCAAGAGAGATAATAGTATTAAAATGAGATATGCAACATGTTATCATtcatttagaaataattaaattattatatgcAAAGCAGTACAATAATaactaatttgatttttaaaattatgatttttttcaagatgGCGCCCGTCCGCCATTTTGACAATTAAAAACAGTTTGACATCCACACAcaagatattttcaatttaatcaCATATCTAATTAGTCAACTGTTTGGGTGCAAAATAAATAGTTGAAATTCAACTGTTTCTTGACTGGCGTTATATGTAGTGGACATCTTTTGACAGTTATATGTCAATTATTTCATACTTTTTGCTTATATAACAATtaacaagaataaaaaatagaatctacttacattatatataaataaaaaaaaatgatttttttttctcacaaCTGTTCTTATCAGAATGACACCATTGCGTAATAACAAATGAACGCGTGtatgaagaaaagaaaacaaaaaactatcGGTTCACCGCTTGAATCACTGCATCTTGATATCGGGTTCTCCGCTGGGTACTGAACGTACTTGGCCAAAgtgtaaaaatacaaaatacctGCTCGTGTAGAATAAAATGCGAGGTTGCCAAGATTTATTGGTACCATCTTGGTGGGGTACCTTTGAGATAAGTGAAAATCGAAGGTGTTTGTCACAAAATCGTTATTACTCAAAAACCGTTAAATGTATAGGCTTGGAAATGTGCACAcagattctttaattaaattgatcgaggagtttttaaaaaaaaactaaaaatttttttattttcagaatttttaagaaaaatcaatacAAGTGACAACGTCGCATTTATGGAGTCTTCTTGATCACTTCCTTGACCACCTAACGGTCAAACCAACCTGCTGAATACATAATAACAATTATCgctttaatttgaataatatttatttattattaagcaATAACttaatagataaaaattaaattatataaaagaaatcgGCAATATAATATGCTTTCCAAagaattaaaacttttactttaaccacatcatatttaaaaaaaataatataatttggcAAAATTGCATTATTCATTcattaccctgtatattttaattatgttccTCCGATAATAGAAAATGACGTCATTCTGAGTATAAGGACACACCTCATACGTCAACTTCAGATATctgtcaaaagttttaaaaaattcaatctAGCATGCCGtgactttattataaatatttttgacagatTGATGTGTCATTGTGATACGTCAATGTACTTGATCATTTCCGATCAAACCGgaagtgattaaaaaaaatttatacactGCTGccatatttcattttattcatataaaaGTGATCATTCTTTATATAGAGACGCGAACCTGTAATATAACACTCGAGGTCGCGTTTATCGCCTAAAATACATACTGCAATAATTACCATCGTGATTGATTTAATAATAACATGGGATGTtgacttattttaaattcatcacATTTTTGAGATAAGCACTTAATATgctttataagaaaatttaaatattccttatcaGCGCGAAATTATCTGTATATACCTGTCTTTCTCTTGCACATTGTTTTGACATAAATCCGTCTCACTCTAACggattattttataaaaagtagtAAACAAAGACGGTTCTTATGCAGCTACCTTCACACGCCCTGTATATCCATCTATTTCTTATTCTTTCCTATAGAGGAAAAAGGACAGTTGGTAGCCAGATGTGTGGCCATTATAAGGCGAAGACACGTGCCTTCAGCTGTTTTCACCCACATCTTCTTATAGGCAAGCGAGCTTGTATATAATAACTAACAATTTTCATGCATatattttg
This window encodes:
- the LOC126736132 gene encoding cyclin-dependent kinase 4-like; this encodes MASSNTTMQQGKNSSTYEAINRIGRGAYGTVYKARDKQTGLEVALKKVCIPMTEDGIPMNTLREIALLQQLNHHDHPNVVKLLDICHGQQMGRDLMMFLVFEHVEQDLAMYMSKNPKGFSVSHIRDLSREIVNGVDFLHSNRIVHRDLKPQNLLVTKDGHIKLADFGLAKTYDYEMKLTSVVVTLWYRAPEVLFGLPYSSAVDIWSIGCIIVELYTRSPLFCGKSENEQLTEILRVLGKPPKNEWPEEHAPIKWNAFNVVDKVDIKSLAPNMCESALSLIMKMLTFDPNKRITALEALGEDFFLEEPLNT
- the LOC126736276 gene encoding uncharacterized protein LOC126736276; translation: MERVFKIKTKSQPDVASQYPSERRYSASIVLGLSAVLLLFCLCSLLMGGLIIYKTSIIPHSPHPIRDKLEKDAEYISDPSYIHYYVNVPILVATGCFLMAFGNSLTFVSGIFAWKKWYIDHNIMFFFLSCSFSTLTSVISLLISALSTSNMTFRSEDLSPISLPLASNVIVLSAVNVIWSIVASKIAYRGMRNRYPDDILTKSGNGVEVSRVIKKGGEKNVPIEVMNNFVVGKMAQYLPKLENKDLPKQESDAEYNQRVSQFLSDKPDGDEARCDEKDVN